The bacterium genome window below encodes:
- the arcC gene encoding carbamate kinase: protein MSRTALIAIGGNSLIRAGERGTIDEQLANAHATARSLAAMVKQGWRIVITHGNGPQVGAALMRSERAAGEVYTHPLDVCVATTQSEIGYLLQRAMEFELRQVGLTTPVTTVLTQVRVDSDDPAFSNPTKPIGPFYSKEEAEQKKRRMGWEIVEDSARGYRRVVPSPEPQEVFEQHIIKHLVEEGMIVIACGGGGIPVIEHEGHRIEGSEAVIDKDRASALLASALNVDLFVISTDARQVYLDFKKDTQRGLDRVTVDELQKYYDEGQFPAGSMGPKVESAMRFLRAGGKEVIITSYEYLTEAIEGKDGTRIVSA from the coding sequence ATGTCCCGTACAGCACTCATTGCCATCGGCGGGAATTCGCTTATCCGCGCAGGTGAGCGCGGCACCATCGACGAACAGCTCGCCAACGCGCACGCGACAGCGCGCAGTCTCGCCGCCATGGTCAAACAGGGCTGGCGCATCGTCATTACGCATGGGAATGGTCCCCAGGTGGGGGCCGCCCTCATGCGCTCCGAACGCGCGGCCGGTGAGGTGTACACACACCCTCTCGATGTCTGTGTTGCCACGACGCAGAGCGAAATCGGCTACCTGCTGCAGCGGGCCATGGAGTTCGAACTGCGGCAGGTCGGACTCACCACCCCGGTAACCACAGTCCTCACGCAGGTACGGGTAGACTCCGACGATCCGGCATTCAGCAATCCGACCAAACCCATCGGACCATTTTATTCGAAGGAGGAGGCGGAGCAGAAAAAACGCCGCATGGGATGGGAGATCGTTGAAGACAGTGCCCGTGGGTACCGCCGTGTCGTGCCCTCGCCCGAACCACAGGAGGTGTTTGAGCAGCACATCATCAAACACCTCGTTGAAGAAGGAATGATCGTCATCGCCTGCGGCGGCGGCGGGATTCCGGTGATCGAACATGAAGGTCATCGCATCGAGGGATCGGAGGCCGTCATCGACAAGGACCGCGCATCCGCACTGCTCGCCTCCGCGCTGAATGTGGATCTCTTCGTCATCAGCACGGATGCACGTCAGGTGTATCTCGATTTCAAGAAAGACACGCAGCGCGGACTCGATCGCGTGACCGTTGATGAACTGCAGAAGTACTATGATGAAGGACAATTCCCGGCAGGCAGTATGGGACCGAAAGTGGAATCGGCCATGCGCTTCCTGCGCGCCGGAGGAAAGGAAGTCATCATCACTTCCTACGAATACCTGACCGAGGCCATCGAAGGCAAAGACGGCACACGCATTGTGTCCGCCTGA
- the argF gene encoding ornithine carbamoyltransferase — MKAQDFLTVRDMSQEEILATFDIALDMKADRSKYADALKGESLAMIFEKPSLRTRTTFDIGIQQLGGYSLYLSPAEINLGKRESVYDVAKNLERMVQGIMIRTFAHQIVIDMAEFASIPIINGLTDYTHPCQAMADFLTIKEYKGDFKGRKLCYVGDGNNVAHSLMFAGARLGMDVTIACPAGYEPNLIAFQDATEDAKATGATISVVHDPVEGVKDADAVYTDVWASMGQEAEAAERRRIFLPFQVNEDLMAHAKNDALFMHCLPAHRGDEVTDGVIDAPNSVVFPEAENRLHAQKAVMYQLMKK, encoded by the coding sequence GTGAAAGCACAAGATTTTCTTACCGTTCGCGACATGAGCCAGGAGGAAATCCTTGCCACCTTTGATATCGCTCTCGACATGAAAGCTGATCGCAGCAAATATGCGGATGCACTCAAAGGCGAATCCCTCGCGATGATTTTCGAAAAGCCTTCCCTGCGCACCCGTACCACGTTCGACATTGGCATTCAGCAGCTTGGCGGATACTCGCTGTATCTCTCCCCCGCGGAGATCAATCTCGGCAAGCGCGAATCCGTATACGATGTGGCTAAAAATCTCGAGCGCATGGTGCAGGGTATAATGATCCGCACCTTCGCCCATCAGATCGTCATCGATATGGCGGAGTTCGCGTCGATCCCCATCATCAACGGACTCACCGATTACACGCATCCCTGCCAGGCAATGGCAGACTTCCTGACCATCAAGGAATACAAGGGTGATTTCAAGGGACGCAAGCTGTGCTACGTCGGCGATGGAAACAATGTCGCCCACAGTCTCATGTTCGCCGGTGCGCGCCTGGGCATGGACGTCACTATCGCATGTCCCGCCGGTTACGAACCCAATCTCATCGCGTTCCAGGATGCTACGGAAGACGCAAAAGCAACCGGCGCGACCATCAGTGTGGTGCATGACCCGGTGGAAGGCGTAAAGGATGCGGACGCCGTGTATACGGATGTCTGGGCCTCGATGGGACAGGAAGCGGAAGCCGCTGAGCGCCGCCGTATTTTCCTCCCGTTCCAGGTCAACGAGGATTTGATGGCACACGCAAAAAATGATGCCCTCTTCATGCACTGCCTCCCCGCGCATCGCGGCGACGAGGTGACCGACGGCGTGATTGACGCCCCCAATTCCGTGGTCTTCCCGGAAGCAGAGAATCGTCTGCACGCACAGAAAGCCGTCATGTATCAGCTGATGAAGAAATAA
- a CDS encoding lipoate--protein ligase family protein, which produces MVASSPLLPWNPAWSETQWDQSLNSRLDDLTFDLIVEAPHGAEMNCAIDETLLYRVAEGKRDAVFWMWDWDERAVILGSYQSVRSELDEEVAARNDFRFARRISGGGAMVVEPQRTITYSLIVPESVVEGLSFRQSFAFLDMWVLRALRSMGIPAGYRPINDIISPTAKIGGAAQCRRRRTVLHHVTMAYAMDGALMWDLLRLEKPKFTDKSVASAVKKVSPLEEFTALPHPAFREQLAAAFAGMYRCRPSAVTSEEWADTEARMANKFATRDWRYRVE; this is translated from the coding sequence GTGGTTGCCTCTTCACCGCTGTTACCCTGGAATCCCGCGTGGTCGGAAACGCAGTGGGATCAGTCCCTCAACTCCCGCCTGGATGATCTCACCTTCGACCTCATTGTGGAGGCGCCACACGGCGCGGAGATGAACTGCGCGATCGATGAGACGCTGCTGTATCGTGTCGCAGAGGGAAAACGCGATGCGGTATTCTGGATGTGGGACTGGGACGAGCGTGCCGTCATACTCGGCTCTTACCAGAGCGTGCGATCGGAGTTGGACGAAGAGGTCGCCGCGCGCAATGATTTCAGGTTTGCACGACGTATCAGTGGGGGCGGGGCGATGGTTGTCGAGCCGCAGCGCACGATTACCTATTCACTCATCGTACCGGAATCGGTTGTCGAAGGATTGAGTTTTCGACAATCATTTGCCTTTCTCGATATGTGGGTGCTGCGTGCGCTGCGCAGTATGGGAATCCCTGCGGGATATCGTCCGATCAACGATATCATTTCCCCAACTGCCAAGATCGGGGGGGCTGCACAGTGCCGGAGACGCCGCACGGTGCTGCATCATGTGACCATGGCGTATGCGATGGACGGTGCGTTGATGTGGGATCTGCTGCGTCTCGAGAAACCGAAATTCACCGACAAATCCGTCGCGAGCGCAGTGAAGAAAGTTTCGCCTCTTGAGGAATTCACAGCACTCCCGCATCCCGCATTCAGAGAGCAGCTTGCCGCAGCGTTCGCGGGGATGTATCGCTGCCGTCCTTCTGCGGTCACATCCGAAGAATGGGCTGATACAGAAGCGCGGATGGCGAATAAATTCGCCACCCGCGACTGGAGATATCGAGTAGAGTAG
- the rocD gene encoding ornithine--oxo-acid transaminase — MNSQQFIAIEEQFGAHNYHPLDVVVHEAQGAWVTDVEGKKYLDCLAAYSAVNQGHCHPRIYDAFLEQAKLVTLTSRAFRNDRLPLLYKKLHDMTGYDMSLPMNSGAEAVETALKTARRWGYDVKGIAENKAEIVVASGNFHGRTTTIVGFSDDPSSFKGFGPYCDTAFPMHAYGDIEDLKTKINENTCAVMIEPIQGEGGVVIPPDGYLKAVEQLCKDREILFICDEIQAGLGRSGKLFAHYYEEVRPDIVIIGKALSGGFYPVSAILADKEILGVIQPGEHGSTFGGNPLAAAVAVRALEVIEDENLIKRSAELGAYFAEKLLAIGSEHVTEVRARGLWIGLVLDTKARPYCEALMDEGILCKETHENIIRFAPPLVITKEEIDWALERIEKVLKTV, encoded by the coding sequence ATGAACAGTCAGCAATTCATCGCTATCGAAGAACAGTTCGGAGCGCACAATTACCATCCACTCGATGTGGTCGTCCATGAAGCACAGGGTGCATGGGTGACCGACGTCGAAGGAAAGAAATACCTCGATTGTCTCGCGGCATATTCTGCGGTCAACCAGGGTCACTGCCACCCTCGCATCTATGATGCCTTTCTCGAGCAGGCAAAACTGGTCACGCTCACCAGCCGTGCCTTCCGGAACGACCGCCTTCCGCTCCTCTACAAGAAACTGCACGACATGACGGGTTATGACATGTCACTCCCCATGAACTCTGGTGCGGAAGCGGTGGAGACCGCCCTGAAAACCGCACGCCGCTGGGGATATGACGTCAAGGGTATTGCCGAGAACAAGGCGGAAATCGTTGTCGCATCCGGGAATTTCCATGGCCGCACGACCACGATCGTCGGCTTCTCCGATGACCCTTCGTCCTTCAAGGGCTTCGGTCCCTACTGCGACACCGCTTTCCCCATGCATGCGTACGGCGACATCGAAGACCTCAAGACGAAGATCAACGAGAACACCTGTGCCGTCATGATCGAACCCATCCAGGGCGAAGGCGGTGTTGTCATTCCGCCGGACGGATATCTCAAGGCTGTCGAGCAGCTCTGCAAGGATCGCGAGATTCTCTTTATCTGCGATGAAATCCAGGCGGGACTCGGACGCAGCGGAAAACTCTTCGCGCATTACTACGAAGAAGTACGCCCAGACATCGTGATCATAGGCAAGGCACTGTCCGGTGGATTCTACCCGGTCTCCGCCATCCTGGCCGACAAGGAAATTCTCGGTGTCATCCAACCGGGTGAGCACGGATCCACCTTCGGCGGCAACCCCCTCGCTGCTGCAGTCGCCGTGCGCGCACTCGAAGTCATCGAAGATGAAAACCTCATCAAACGCTCCGCGGAGCTGGGTGCATATTTCGCAGAGAAACTTCTCGCCATCGGCAGCGAGCATGTGACTGAAGTCCGTGCCCGCGGTCTGTGGATCGGTCTCGTTCTCGACACGAAAGCACGTCCCTACTGTGAAGCCCTGATGGATGAAGGTATTCTCTGCAAGGAAACGCATGAGAACATCATCCGCTTCGCGCCGCCGCTCGTCATCACGAAAGAAGAAATTGACTGGGCGCTCGAACGCATTGAAAAAGTCCTTAAAACCGTATAA
- the pyrB gene encoding aspartate carbamoyltransferase, with protein sequence MNLRHVVESQQFTVPLLMQLFERTRTMERIVARGGTRDYERYIMGTLFYKPSTRTRFSFESAMHRLGGRVLSTEHAREFSSEIEGEQLEDTIRIIGHYCDVIVLRHHEEGGAKRAAACSGVPVINAGDGEGGQHPTQALLDLYTIYRECETLDGLSVALIGALDQGRTARSLAYLLGKFDRTKLYFIAPDEMQIKPDILEYLDKHNVSYECTAQSGDILSHVDVVYQTRIDRARLAQRDIDLTPYNIDRSVIERLRDDAIVMHPLPRSVEIDHAVDDDPRAAYFRQTQNGLYVRMALLTMLLDND encoded by the coding sequence ATGAATCTCCGGCATGTCGTTGAATCGCAGCAATTCACCGTTCCCCTGCTCATGCAGCTTTTTGAACGGACGCGAACAATGGAACGCATCGTCGCACGCGGAGGAACGCGTGATTACGAGCGCTATATCATGGGCACGCTGTTTTACAAGCCCTCGACCCGCACACGGTTTTCGTTCGAATCGGCCATGCATCGCCTCGGCGGACGCGTGCTCAGCACCGAGCACGCACGCGAATTTTCTTCGGAAATCGAAGGCGAGCAGCTCGAAGACACCATCCGCATCATCGGGCATTACTGCGACGTCATCGTACTCAGGCATCATGAGGAAGGCGGCGCGAAGCGCGCTGCAGCCTGTTCGGGCGTACCTGTCATCAATGCCGGCGACGGAGAAGGCGGTCAGCATCCCACGCAGGCGCTCCTCGACCTGTATACCATTTACCGCGAATGTGAAACGCTTGACGGACTCTCTGTCGCGCTCATCGGCGCTCTCGATCAGGGTCGAACCGCTCGTTCGCTCGCTTACCTCCTCGGAAAATTCGATCGCACGAAGCTGTACTTCATCGCGCCGGATGAAATGCAGATTAAACCAGACATCCTCGAGTATCTCGACAAGCACAACGTATCGTATGAGTGCACCGCACAGAGCGGTGATATTCTCTCGCACGTAGATGTCGTGTATCAGACCCGCATCGACCGTGCCCGGCTCGCACAGCGCGATATTGACCTGACGCCGTATAACATCGACCGCAGCGTGATCGAACGTTTGCGCGATGATGCGATCGTCATGCATCCGCTGCCGCGGTCAGTGGAAATCGATCACGCGGTGGACGACGATCCCCGCGCAGCCTATTTCCGTCAGACGCAGAACGGCCTCTACGTGCGTATGGCCCTGCTCACCATGCTTCTCGACAACGATTGA
- a CDS encoding cyclic 2,3-diphosphoglycerate synthase translates to MAAKKDRINTIIVGAAGRDFHNFNLVYRDNDLYNVVAFTAAQIPDIAGRKYPASLAGKLYPKGIPIVVEADLEKLIVKHNVQEVVFAYSDVTYERVMSIGSRATAAGAHFKILSAKDTMIPSKKPVVSVTAVRTGSGKSQTTRKVANILQAMGFKVAAIRHPMPYGDLAKQKVQRFGSIADLKKHKCTIEEMEEYEPHIVNGTIIYAGVDYEAILEQAEKEADVILWDGGNNDMPFYKPDLNIVVADPLRVGDELNYYPSEANLRMADVVIINKIDSADAIEVLELRQNIRSVNPTAKIVEAASPLIVERGEQITGKRVLVVEDGPTLTHGEMEFGAGTVAAEKYGAGEIVDPRKYAVGLIKKTFEIYPEIGVLLPAMGYGDQQIKDLTATINKVPCDLVVIGTPIDLKRVAKFKKKAVRVQYELQEIGEPSLKTLLDEFAQKL, encoded by the coding sequence ATGGCAGCCAAGAAAGATCGTATCAACACTATCATCGTCGGTGCCGCCGGCCGTGATTTCCACAACTTCAACCTGGTCTATCGTGACAATGACCTGTACAATGTTGTGGCCTTCACGGCAGCGCAGATTCCCGACATCGCCGGTCGCAAGTACCCCGCCTCCCTCGCCGGCAAGCTTTACCCGAAGGGCATTCCCATCGTCGTCGAAGCCGACCTCGAGAAGCTCATCGTCAAGCATAACGTGCAGGAAGTCGTCTTTGCATACAGCGACGTGACGTATGAGCGCGTCATGAGCATTGGTTCGCGCGCAACCGCAGCCGGTGCCCACTTCAAGATTCTCAGCGCCAAAGACACGATGATCCCTAGCAAGAAGCCTGTGGTGTCGGTCACAGCCGTCCGTACCGGCAGTGGCAAAAGCCAGACCACACGCAAGGTCGCGAACATCCTGCAGGCCATGGGATTCAAGGTCGCAGCCATCCGTCACCCGATGCCGTACGGCGACCTCGCCAAGCAGAAGGTGCAGCGCTTCGGCTCCATCGCCGATCTGAAGAAGCACAAATGCACCATCGAGGAGATGGAAGAGTACGAGCCCCATATCGTCAACGGCACGATCATTTATGCCGGTGTCGACTACGAGGCCATTCTCGAGCAGGCCGAGAAGGAAGCAGACGTGATTCTGTGGGATGGTGGCAACAATGACATGCCGTTCTACAAGCCCGACCTCAACATCGTCGTCGCGGATCCCCTGCGTGTCGGTGATGAACTCAACTACTACCCCTCCGAAGCCAATCTTCGCATGGCAGACGTGGTCATCATCAATAAGATCGACAGTGCCGACGCGATCGAGGTTCTCGAACTGCGCCAGAACATCCGCAGCGTGAATCCGACTGCCAAAATCGTGGAAGCCGCAAGTCCGCTCATCGTCGAGCGCGGCGAACAGATCACCGGCAAGCGCGTGCTCGTCGTCGAAGACGGTCCCACACTCACCCACGGTGAGATGGAATTCGGTGCCGGTACGGTTGCCGCTGAAAAGTACGGCGCCGGCGAAATCGTCGACCCCCGCAAGTATGCGGTCGGACTCATCAAGAAGACCTTCGAAATCTATCCGGAAATCGGCGTCCTTCTTCCGGCCATGGGCTATGGCGACCAGCAGATCAAGGATCTCACCGCCACGATCAACAAGGTACCCTGTGACCTCGTCGTCATCGGTACCCCGATCGATCTCAAGCGCGTCGCGAAGTTCAAGAAGAAAGCCGTCCGCGTGCAGTATGAACTGCAGGAAATCGGTGAGCCCAGCCTCAAGACCCTGCTCGACGAGTTCGCGCAGAAACTTTAA
- a CDS encoding CusA/CzcA family heavy metal efflux RND transporter, whose amino-acid sequence MSARIIDFVLKNRLFVIGFVLTVVGVGIYSLQDIPIDAFPDVTNNQVQVITEATNISPVEVERLVTFPIENAMNGIPDVMEVRSISKYGLSVVTVVFEDDVDTYFARQLISERLSNIRSELPAGVKQPVLGPVSTALGEIYQYVVEGEGYIPMELRTMQEWIIKPQLKTIPGVTEVNSFGGFVKQYQVLLNPDRLRTYDLTVEDVFAAVENNNAVAGGSFLEKNGEAFIIRGMGLVTQPAELGDIVVKTVNNIPVFIRQVGSIVVGPEIRAGAVTQDDKGEVVTGIIMMLKGENSREVILRIKEKVKEVNKSLPPGVHVRSFYDQTELVNNTIHTVQTNLIEGGILVIAVLFFFLGNWRAALIVALVIPLSMLFTFIGMDQLGLSANLMSLGALDFGMIVDGAVVLVDNFVRHLRDKKNEGKDRIQLIGDSAKEVARPITFGVIIIIMVYVPILTFEGMEGKMFAPMAYAVGFAILGSLILIFTFVPVVSTFFLKLTKKPKENPVIRWLAPRYRRTLNWSLHNTGKTVVAAVIVLTFSLSLVPFMGSEFLPALDEGSFLIEIKRLPSVALSESVEQGKAIQKEIMRIPEVRTVVFKTGRPDLANDYMGLHETDAFVMLKSRDEWRDGYEKDDIEKELEAIVSRYPDINYGFTQPIAMRVDELVAGVKSDVAVKIFGEDYDVLRAKAAEIERMVQNIRGTGSVMVEQVSGQTYLDIRINRKKIARYGLNVADVQNVIETAIGGRAATEVYEGTRRVDVVVRYDQQSRNDISAIRNLLVSLPDGGRLPLSQLAEIDAVEGPVQISREQSQRRMVVGINLSDRDVGSYVEELQSGIDRQIALPAGYYLQYGGQFENQQRAMSRLYLVVPLALLIIYLLLFTMFGNLRNSLLILTNLPFALSGGILLLWIRGLNISVTSAIGFIALFGVAVLNGVVLIEHLNHKRREGAKLNDAVVDGAVDRLRPVLMTALVASLGFIPMALNTTQGSEVQRPLATVVIGGLITSTLLTLLVLPTIYAWIERRLDPQLSAFECMKRIVLPRALWDKEESGDAV is encoded by the coding sequence ATGAGTGCGCGCATCATTGATTTCGTCCTCAAAAACCGCCTCTTCGTCATAGGCTTTGTCCTTACCGTCGTCGGGGTCGGTATCTATTCATTGCAGGATATCCCCATCGATGCCTTCCCGGATGTCACGAACAACCAGGTGCAGGTCATCACGGAAGCGACCAACATTTCACCGGTGGAAGTCGAGCGACTGGTCACCTTCCCCATTGAAAATGCCATGAACGGTATCCCCGATGTCATGGAAGTACGCTCTATCTCGAAATATGGTTTGAGCGTCGTCACCGTCGTATTTGAAGACGATGTCGATACGTACTTCGCACGGCAGCTGATATCGGAACGACTCTCGAACATACGTTCGGAACTTCCCGCCGGCGTGAAACAACCCGTGCTCGGGCCCGTCTCGACCGCACTCGGAGAGATCTACCAGTATGTGGTCGAGGGTGAGGGATACATCCCGATGGAACTGCGCACGATGCAGGAATGGATTATCAAGCCACAGCTGAAAACCATTCCCGGCGTCACCGAGGTCAACAGCTTCGGCGGCTTCGTCAAACAATACCAGGTGCTTCTCAACCCCGACAGACTTCGCACCTACGACCTCACCGTGGAGGACGTCTTTGCCGCGGTGGAAAACAACAACGCGGTAGCAGGCGGCTCCTTCCTCGAAAAGAACGGGGAAGCCTTCATCATCCGTGGTATGGGACTCGTTACACAGCCCGCCGAACTCGGCGATATCGTCGTGAAGACCGTGAACAACATCCCTGTCTTCATCCGCCAGGTGGGCAGTATCGTAGTAGGACCCGAAATTCGGGCCGGCGCGGTCACGCAGGATGACAAAGGCGAGGTGGTCACCGGCATCATCATGATGCTCAAGGGGGAAAACAGCCGCGAGGTCATTCTCCGCATCAAGGAGAAAGTGAAGGAAGTCAACAAGTCCCTTCCCCCCGGCGTGCATGTCCGCTCGTTCTATGATCAGACCGAACTGGTAAACAACACCATCCACACGGTGCAAACGAACCTGATCGAAGGCGGCATCCTGGTCATCGCCGTGCTCTTCTTTTTCCTCGGCAACTGGAGGGCCGCGCTGATCGTCGCGCTCGTCATCCCGCTGTCGATGCTTTTCACCTTTATTGGCATGGACCAGTTGGGGCTCTCCGCAAACCTGATGAGTCTCGGTGCACTCGATTTCGGTATGATTGTTGACGGCGCGGTGGTCCTTGTTGACAACTTCGTGCGGCATCTCCGGGATAAAAAGAATGAAGGGAAAGACCGCATCCAGCTCATCGGTGACAGTGCCAAAGAGGTTGCACGTCCCATTACCTTCGGTGTCATCATCATCATCATGGTGTATGTGCCCATTCTGACCTTCGAAGGCATGGAGGGCAAGATGTTCGCCCCGATGGCATACGCGGTCGGTTTCGCCATCCTGGGTTCCCTGATTCTGATATTCACCTTCGTCCCAGTTGTCTCCACCTTCTTTCTGAAGCTGACGAAGAAACCGAAAGAAAACCCCGTCATCCGCTGGCTCGCCCCGCGCTACCGACGCACACTCAACTGGTCGCTGCACAACACGGGCAAAACTGTCGTCGCCGCGGTCATCGTCCTGACCTTCTCCCTCTCCCTCGTGCCGTTCATGGGCAGTGAGTTCCTGCCCGCGCTCGACGAAGGCAGCTTCCTGATCGAGATCAAGCGTCTGCCGAGCGTCGCGCTCAGCGAAAGCGTGGAGCAGGGGAAAGCCATCCAGAAGGAAATCATGCGCATTCCTGAAGTGCGCACCGTGGTGTTCAAAACAGGTCGCCCGGATCTCGCGAATGATTATATGGGACTGCATGAGACCGATGCCTTTGTCATGCTCAAATCCCGCGACGAATGGCGGGATGGCTATGAGAAAGATGATATCGAGAAAGAACTCGAGGCTATCGTTTCGCGCTATCCCGACATCAACTACGGCTTTACCCAGCCTATCGCGATGCGGGTGGACGAGCTCGTCGCCGGTGTCAAAAGCGATGTCGCCGTGAAAATCTTCGGGGAAGACTATGACGTGCTTCGCGCCAAGGCCGCAGAGATCGAGCGCATGGTGCAGAATATCCGCGGCACGGGAAGCGTGATGGTGGAGCAGGTGTCGGGACAGACCTATCTCGATATCCGAATCAATCGCAAGAAAATCGCACGCTACGGTCTGAACGTCGCGGACGTGCAGAATGTGATAGAAACCGCCATTGGTGGACGCGCGGCCACCGAGGTATATGAAGGCACCCGGCGCGTGGATGTGGTTGTTCGCTATGATCAGCAGAGTCGAAACGATATCAGTGCAATCCGCAATCTGCTCGTCTCGCTGCCGGACGGCGGACGACTTCCGCTCTCGCAGCTCGCCGAGATCGATGCCGTTGAAGGACCCGTTCAAATCAGCCGCGAACAGAGTCAGCGGCGTATGGTCGTCGGTATCAACCTCAGTGATCGCGATGTCGGCAGCTATGTCGAGGAATTGCAGTCAGGCATTGACAGGCAGATCGCCCTGCCCGCCGGATATTATCTGCAGTACGGTGGACAGTTTGAAAATCAGCAGCGCGCAATGTCGCGACTGTACCTGGTGGTGCCCCTCGCATTGCTGATCATCTATCTTCTGCTGTTTACCATGTTCGGTAATCTGCGCAACTCCCTGCTCATCCTGACAAACCTGCCCTTTGCGCTGTCGGGAGGAATTCTGCTGCTCTGGATTCGCGGACTCAACATTTCCGTCACCAGCGCCATCGGTTTCATTGCCCTGTTCGGTGTCGCAGTACTCAACGGTGTTGTGCTTATCGAGCATCTGAACCACAAACGTCGGGAAGGTGCAAAACTCAATGACGCCGTTGTGGATGGCGCGGTCGATCGTCTGCGTCCCGTACTCATGACAGCACTCGTCGCTTCCCTCGGCTTCATTCCCATGGCACTGAATACCACGCAGGGCAGCGAAGTGCAGCGTCCCCTCGCCACTGTGGTTATCGGCGGACTGATCACCTCCACACTGCTGACACTGCTTGTTCTTCCCACGATTTATGCCTGGATTGAGCGGCGCCTCGATCCACAGCTCAGTGCGTTCGAATGCATGAAGCGCATTGTACTGCCGCGCGCATTGTGGGACAAAGAGGAATCGGGCGACGCCGTGTAA